The following are encoded in a window of Candidatus Goldiibacteriota bacterium HGW-Goldbacteria-1 genomic DNA:
- a CDS encoding biotin transporter BioY — MKSISAVLNKEIAVSGTTKSILMILFFSFVMFASSLIRIHTPFSPVPFTLQTFALFMAVYYLNLKELGISQAIYILAGIIGAPVFAAGLTGAMALVGPTAGYLAGFIAAGIVMSLMKPSMEKYGFAGMAAVFSAGMAIIYLMGAAHLAFVYGMGIKGALAAGILPFIAADAVKIIAAASLRKTARK; from the coding sequence ATGAAAAGTATTTCAGCGGTCTTAAACAAAGAAATAGCTGTATCCGGTACAACAAAAAGTATTTTAATGATATTGTTCTTTTCTTTTGTAATGTTCGCGTCTTCGTTAATAAGAATACACACGCCTTTCTCACCGGTGCCTTTTACACTTCAGACATTTGCGCTTTTTATGGCGGTATATTACCTTAATCTTAAAGAACTTGGAATTTCTCAGGCAATATACATTCTTGCCGGAATCATCGGTGCGCCTGTGTTTGCCGCCGGATTGACAGGAGCCATGGCTCTTGTAGGGCCGACAGCCGGTTATTTAGCCGGATTTATCGCGGCAGGAATTGTCATGAGCCTTATGAAACCTTCAATGGAAAAGTACGGTTTTGCAGGAATGGCAGCTGTGTTTTCAGCGGGTATGGCAATAATATACTTAATGGGAGCAGCGCATCTTGCATTTGTATATGGAATGGGAATAAAAGGCGCGCTTGCCGCGGGAATCCTTCCTTTTATAGCAGCTGATGCAGTTAAGATTATTGCTGCCGCGTCTTTAAGGAAGACAGCACGGAAATAA
- the rpoN gene encoding RNA polymerase sigma-54 factor: MRPSNHLHLSHELKQQLKLTPEMRLRLEVLQGSYMELREILNKELQENPILDDVIFKEDINPETTAIEKNKTEDVKIGEKSNMEEIDYNNYDNTFGEQENTGWKEKNAEVNDLKSIDNSTGEIEDSGWRERPETEYNPDAGKVNDYRYDSLTDDRDKDLNSVLIRQLNTMDLEEDIYQAVFNVISMIDDRGFLEIEDSRIAGETGLSPEIIACAIQIIQKFEPTGVGARNVKESLLMQLKEKKMKDSLAYKIIEENFELLSRQQFEKLASIYKTSEENIKKAEEEIKLLSPYPGHQFSGDVKNYIIPDIIVDEDEEGKYHVHIFGEFPQLVVNKEQLELYKSNKETKPFAKKYEENLKTLKNSWDERNKTIKTVVEKILQIQDYYMKNEETGLKPLTLKEVADEIGVHESTISRIVSRKYIQLPGGIKPLKDFFSSKLKGADGDVSSDSVKGKIRAMIDAEDVSSPLTDTQIEEKLKESGINIARRTVSKYREQLEILPASSRKRQ, translated from the coding sequence ATGCGCCCATCCAACCATCTGCATTTAAGCCATGAATTAAAGCAGCAGCTTAAGCTGACGCCTGAAATGCGGCTAAGGCTGGAAGTCCTTCAGGGTTCATACATGGAATTAAGGGAAATCCTTAATAAAGAGCTGCAGGAAAATCCCATACTTGACGATGTCATTTTTAAAGAGGACATAAATCCGGAAACAACCGCCATAGAAAAAAACAAGACAGAAGATGTTAAAATCGGCGAAAAATCCAACATGGAAGAGATAGACTATAATAATTATGATAATACATTTGGGGAACAGGAAAATACCGGCTGGAAAGAAAAAAACGCTGAAGTAAATGATTTAAAAAGTATTGATAATTCTACCGGTGAAATTGAAGATTCGGGGTGGCGGGAGCGGCCTGAAACTGAATACAATCCTGATGCCGGTAAAGTAAATGACTACAGGTATGACAGCCTTACTGACGACCGGGACAAAGACCTTAATTCTGTGCTTATCCGCCAGTTAAACACGATGGATCTTGAAGAAGATATTTATCAGGCAGTCTTTAATGTGATATCCATGATAGATGACAGAGGTTTTCTTGAAATTGAAGACAGCCGCATTGCCGGCGAGACCGGCTTAAGCCCGGAAATAATAGCCTGCGCGATTCAGATAATTCAGAAGTTTGAACCGACAGGCGTAGGGGCAAGAAATGTAAAAGAAAGCCTTCTGATGCAGCTTAAAGAAAAGAAAATGAAAGATTCACTTGCATACAAGATAATTGAAGAAAACTTTGAACTGTTATCAAGGCAGCAGTTTGAAAAACTGGCGTCAATCTACAAAACAAGCGAGGAAAACATAAAAAAAGCGGAAGAGGAAATAAAGCTTCTTTCACCTTATCCGGGGCATCAGTTTTCCGGTGATGTAAAAAACTATATAATACCGGATATAATAGTGGACGAGGATGAAGAAGGGAAATACCACGTGCACATTTTTGGCGAATTTCCGCAGCTGGTGGTAAATAAAGAACAGCTTGAACTGTATAAAAGTAACAAGGAAACAAAGCCCTTTGCCAAAAAGTACGAGGAAAACCTTAAAACGCTTAAGAATTCGTGGGATGAAAGAAACAAAACCATAAAGACTGTGGTGGAAAAAATTCTGCAGATACAGGATTATTATATGAAGAATGAAGAAACGGGATTAAAACCGCTGACTTTAAAAGAAGTGGCGGATGAAATAGGCGTGCATGAATCCACCATAAGCAGGATTGTTTCAAGGAAATATATCCAGCTGCCGGGCGGTATTAAGCCTTTGAAAGACTTTTTCTCCAGCAAATTAAAAGGCGCAGACGGCGATGTTTCATCTGACAGTGTTAAGGGCAAAATAAGGGCAATGATAGACGCGGAAGATGTTTCTTCACCGCTGACTGACACGCAGATAGAAGAAAAACTTAAAGAGAGCGGGATAAATATAGCAAGAAGGACAGTTTCCAAGTACAGGGAACAGCTGGAAATACTGCCGGCCTCTTCCAGAAAAAGGCAATAG